The following coding sequences are from one Manis pentadactyla isolate mManPen7 chromosome 13, mManPen7.hap1, whole genome shotgun sequence window:
- the LOC130680481 gene encoding olfactory receptor 5V1-like, which yields MDGYNLTTVTHFILTGLSDLPEVRYPLFAVFAVTYQVTLVGNGAILLAIGTEKKLHTPMYYFLANLSLLDIFCPSATVPKMLDNLLTGNHSISFLGCALQLYFLVALAGTEVFLLAVMAYDRYVAICFPLRYTLIMTKARCAQLIGGTWAAGFLNSLLHTVSTFRLSFCKSNRVNQYYCDIPPVVALSCSSTYMAEMFVFVVSIVFGIGAFLTTTVSYTYIISTILKVQSVEGKRRAFSTCTSHLLVVGLFYGTVIFTYLRHSSNQHSPARARLIAMLYGVMTPMLNPMIYSLRNTEVKGALSRVLCHRACLQ from the coding sequence ATGGACGGCTACAATCTCACCACTGTGACTCACTTTATCCTCACAGGGCTCTCTGACCTCCCCGAGGTGCGCTATCCTCTCTTTGCGGTCTTTGCTGTCACCTACCAGGTCACCTTGGTGGGAAACGGGGCCATTCTCTTGGCCATCGGGACCGAGAAAAAGctacacacacccatgtactACTTTCTGGCCAATCTGTCCCTCTTAGACATATTCTGTCCATCAGCTACTGTCCCCAAGATGCTGGACAACCTCTTGACTGGGAATCACAGCATTTCCTTCCTGGGCTGTGCTTTGCAGCTTTATTTCCTGGTGGCCCTGGCGGGGACTGAGGTCTTCCTTCTCGCTGTCATGGCTTATGACCGGTACGTGGCCATCTGCTTCCCCCTCCGTTACACCCTCATCATGACTAAAGCTCGCTGTGCCCAGCTTATAGGTGGGACCTGGGCAGCAGGGTTTCTCAATTCCCTCCTCCACACAGTGTCCACCTTCCGCCTGTCTTTCTGCAAGTCCAATCGGGTTAACCAGTACTACTGTGACATCCCCCCAGTGGTGGCCCTCTCCTGCTCATCCACCTACATGGCagaaatgtttgtttttgtggTATCAATTGTCTTTGGAATTGGTGCCTTCCTAACTACCACTGTCTCTTATACTTACATCATATCCACAATCCTAAAGGTTCAGTCAGTGGAAGGGAAACGCAGAGCCTTCTCCACATGTACTTCCCACCTCCTGGTCGTTGGGTTGTTCTATGGGACAGTAATATTCACCTACCTTCGCCACTCCTCCAACCAGCACTCCCCAGCCAGGGCCAGACTCATCGCCATGCTCTACGGGGTTATGACCCCAATGCTAAACCCCATGATCTACAGCTTGAGGAACACGGAGGTGAAAGGGGCACTCAGCAGGGTATTATGTCACAGAGCATGTTTACAGTAA